A single region of the Candidatus Methanomethylicota archaeon genome encodes:
- a CDS encoding YchF/TatD family DNA exonuclease, whose translation MIDVHAHLTEFQDISEIVKRAKDVGIEYIIVSITEPSEIKRAKEIISQYSGFLLLTIGFDPTILSEEEFSKFESLVESESIIGIGEVGLDYYYIRDEKQRKIQEEFFRRSIRLALRKNLPIIVHSRSAGRRALEVLYSENANKVIMHAFDGKTSYAKEAIKRGFYFSIPTSVTFSQQKQKLVKSIPIEYIVLETDSPVLSPIRGTINEPANLIYALKKVAEIKKIPENEVDRITTHNTKKIFNIF comes from the coding sequence ATGATAGATGTACATGCACATTTAACAGAATTTCAAGATATTTCAGAAATAGTTAAAAGAGCAAAGGATGTTGGAATAGAATATATAATTGTCTCAATAACAGAACCTTCTGAAATTAAGAGAGCAAAAGAAATAATTTCTCAATATTCTGGATTTTTACTTCTTACTATTGGTTTTGATCCTACAATTTTATCAGAAGAAGAATTTTCAAAATTTGAATCTTTAGTAGAAAGTGAATCAATTATTGGAATAGGAGAAGTTGGATTAGATTATTATTACATAAGAGATGAAAAACAAAGAAAAATTCAAGAAGAATTTTTTAGAAGAAGTATAAGATTAGCTTTAAGAAAAAATTTACCAATAATTGTTCATTCTAGAAGTGCTGGACGCAGAGCTTTGGAAGTACTTTATTCTGAAAATGCAAATAAAGTAATTATGCATGCTTTTGATGGTAAAACTAGTTATGCAAAAGAAGCAATAAAAAGAGGTTTTTATTTTTCCATACCAACTTCTGTTACATTTTCTCAACAGAAACAAAAACTTGTTAAATCTATTCCTATTGAATATATAGTCTTAGAAACAGATTCTCCAGTTTTATCACCCATAAGAGGTACAATAAATGAACCTGCTAATTTAATATATGCATTAAAAAAAGTAGCAGAGATTAAGAAAATTCCTGAGAATGAAGTAGATAGAATTACTACTCATAATACTAAAAAAATATTTAATATTTTTTAA
- a CDS encoding MBL fold metallo-hydrolase, with protein sequence MIITITIPFPKDWGIGEDTHSYLLKYDKGALLIDTGLDCEENRKLIKNKLRELNIKNLDYILITHGHIDHFNLAKYLQEETGAEILIHEYDGDLLKDYRNALKWFDENYDLLIEGGYDEGELKIIKNKMLMVIEMLKMPEYYKTFKNLDLDLGNFKLKSINLPGHTLGSVGYILENIIFSGDVAIEGTTVVENLRMEFNSLQKLKCFNYIFPAHKKTPLIRKDIEELERHFINRLEEILRILKNGMRLREMVNKIYGEEGQFRTILKLRNLLSYIKFLEEEGYVMKNGPLWISLKDEL encoded by the coding sequence ATGATAATTACAATAACTATACCTTTTCCAAAGGATTGGGGTATTGGAGAAGATACTCATTCTTATTTATTAAAATATGATAAAGGAGCATTATTAATAGATACTGGATTAGATTGTGAAGAAAATAGAAAATTAATTAAAAATAAATTAAGAGAATTAAATATTAAAAATTTAGACTATATTTTAATAACACATGGACATATTGATCATTTTAATTTAGCAAAATATTTACAAGAAGAAACAGGTGCAGAAATATTAATTCATGAATATGATGGAGATTTGCTCAAGGATTATAGAAATGCATTAAAATGGTTTGATGAAAACTATGATTTATTAATTGAAGGAGGATATGATGAAGGAGAATTAAAAATAATAAAAAATAAAATGTTAATGGTAATAGAAATGTTAAAAATGCCAGAATATTATAAAACATTTAAGAATTTGGACTTAGATCTTGGTAATTTTAAATTAAAATCTATTAATTTACCAGGGCATACTTTGGGAAGTGTAGGATATATTTTAGAAAATATTATTTTTTCAGGAGATGTAGCTATTGAAGGAACTACTGTAGTAGAAAATCTTAGAATGGAATTTAATTCTCTTCAAAAATTAAAATGTTTTAATTATATATTTCCTGCACATAAAAAAACTCCTTTAATAAGAAAAGATATTGAAGAACTTGAGAGACATTTTATTAATAGATTAGAAGAAATTTTAAGAATTTTAAAAAATGGTATGAGACTTAGAGAGATGGTTAATAAAATATATGGAGAAGAAGGACAATTTAGAACTATTCTCAAATTAAGAAATTTATTATCATATATTAAATTTTTAGAAGAAGAAGGTTATGTAATGAAAAATGGTCCTTTATGGATTTCATTAAAAGATGAGCTTTAA
- a CDS encoding Lrp/AsnC family transcriptional regulator yields the protein MELLDSIDINILRELQENCRVSYRDIANKLGISIGTIHNRIKRMKDLGIIKGFSVILDSEKMGYELTAIILIQVDGGYILDVERTLANSRPVIAVYDITGDFDIIVIAKFKSREELNTFIKDVLKIPHVKRTVTSIALNIVKEKIIVSI from the coding sequence ATGGAATTACTTGATAGTATTGATATTAATATACTAAGAGAGCTTCAAGAAAATTGTAGAGTTAGTTATAGAGATATAGCAAATAAATTAGGAATTTCCATTGGAACTATTCATAATAGAATTAAAAGAATGAAAGATCTTGGAATTATAAAAGGATTTTCAGTAATACTAGACTCTGAAAAAATGGGATATGAATTAACAGCTATAATATTAATACAAGTAGATGGAGGATATATTTTAGATGTAGAAAGAACTTTAGCAAATTCAAGACCAGTAATTGCAGTTTATGATATAACAGGAGATTTCGATATAATAGTAATTGCAAAATTTAAAAGTCGAGAAGAATTGAATACTTTCATAAAAGATGTTTTAAAAATACCTCATGTTAAAAGAACTGTTACTAGTATTGCACTTAACATAGTTAAGGAAAAGATTATAGTGAGTATTTAG
- a CDS encoding radical SAM protein produces MNNCNLVVWLITGKCDLKCRHCYASRFNDLNELSTEDAIKVIKGLIEINANHISFTGGEPTLRKDLPILISEAYDYGFELSVVTNALTLSSNLMRLFARKDVEVQVSIDGVTKDTFTKIRGPYFELLLEKIRKIKAFGANIRPIMTINKLNYNEIVEYVKLCFNIGAVGAALIPLIPIGRADVSILPTSNIIKNAIISVDQIAEELKFNVEVWCAPFLSAIIKTKRVTICPCMIKEALDIAPDGSVMICDSLNIKVCNILDGVKEAWNKYLEHELVKKLSFPKLLNNICKDCKYLEVCIGGCHARANAIYNDPTMPDPLCPLIKPIKSTTKYSL; encoded by the coding sequence ATGAATAATTGTAATCTTGTTGTATGGCTCATAACTGGTAAATGTGATTTAAAATGTAGACATTGTTATGCTTCTCGTTTTAATGATTTAAATGAACTTTCTACAGAAGATGCTATAAAAGTAATTAAAGGTCTTATAGAAATAAACGCAAATCACATATCCTTTACTGGTGGAGAACCAACTTTAAGAAAAGATTTGCCCATTCTTATATCTGAAGCATATGATTATGGTTTTGAATTAAGTGTTGTAACTAATGCATTAACATTAAGTTCAAATCTCATGCGACTTTTTGCTAGAAAAGATGTAGAAGTTCAAGTAAGCATAGATGGTGTTACTAAGGATACTTTTACTAAAATTAGAGGACCTTATTTTGAATTATTATTAGAAAAAATAAGGAAAATAAAGGCATTTGGTGCTAATATTAGACCAATAATGACAATAAATAAATTGAATTATAATGAAATTGTAGAATATGTAAAATTATGTTTTAATATAGGTGCTGTAGGTGCTGCATTAATACCATTAATACCAATTGGTAGAGCTGATGTATCAATTCTTCCTACATCAAATATAATCAAAAATGCTATTATTTCAGTAGATCAAATAGCTGAGGAATTAAAATTCAATGTAGAAGTATGGTGTGCACCATTTCTTTCTGCAATTATTAAAACAAAAAGAGTAACCATATGTCCATGTATGATAAAAGAAGCTTTGGATATTGCACCTGATGGAAGTGTAATGATATGTGATAGTTTAAACATAAAAGTTTGTAATATTTTAGATGGTGTTAAAGAAGCTTGGAATAAATACTTAGAACATGAACTTGTTAAAAAACTTTCTTTTCCAAAATTATTAAATAATATTTGTAAAGATTGTAAATATTTAGAAGTATGTATTGGAGGATGTCATGCTAGAGCTAATGCAATATACAATGATCCAACAATGCCTGATCCATTATGTCCACTTATTAAACCAATTAAAAGTACTACTAAATACTCACTATAA
- a CDS encoding NADP-dependent isocitrate dehydrogenase gives MKISMEKPIVEIDGDEMARIMWKWVKEELILPYVDLKTEYYDLSIKNRDETNDEITIRAAEAIKRLKIGVKCATITPNAERVKEYGLKKEWKSPNATIRNILDGTIFRAPILLSNISPAVRFWKKPIVVARHAFGDIYDGIGLRFEGPSEVELIIKQKNGNELKAKFPFFKDSGVIQAIYNLDKSIENFARASFKYALENKLDLWFASKDTISKVYDARFKEIFNIIYENEFKEEFKNAGLNYYYFLIDDAIARVVRSEGGFVWACKNFDGDVFSDFVATAYVGSLALMTSVLYSPEGYFLSEAAHGTVQRHYYRYLRGEKTSTNPTAIIFAWIMALKRNGEITNNKELLDFTNKLEKAVKITIENDRIMTADVANVSEPPINKIVTTEEFIKAIKINLEKLIKK, from the coding sequence ATGAAAATTTCCATGGAAAAACCTATTGTAGAAATAGATGGAGATGAAATGGCTAGGATTATGTGGAAATGGGTAAAAGAGGAGCTCATATTACCTTATGTTGATTTAAAAACAGAGTATTATGATTTAAGTATAAAGAATAGAGATGAAACAAATGATGAAATAACAATAAGAGCTGCTGAAGCAATTAAAAGATTAAAAATTGGAGTTAAATGTGCAACAATAACTCCAAATGCTGAAAGAGTAAAAGAATATGGATTAAAAAAAGAATGGAAAAGTCCAAATGCTACAATAAGAAATATATTAGATGGAACAATATTTAGAGCTCCAATTTTATTAAGTAATATTTCACCAGCAGTTAGATTTTGGAAAAAACCAATAGTTGTAGCAAGACATGCATTTGGTGATATATATGATGGAATTGGTTTAAGATTTGAAGGACCTTCTGAAGTAGAATTAATTATTAAACAAAAAAATGGAAATGAGCTTAAGGCAAAATTTCCATTTTTTAAAGATTCTGGAGTAATTCAAGCAATATATAATTTAGATAAATCAATAGAAAATTTTGCAAGAGCTTCATTTAAATATGCATTAGAAAATAAATTAGATTTATGGTTTGCAAGTAAGGATACTATATCAAAAGTATATGATGCTAGATTTAAAGAAATTTTTAATATAATTTATGAAAATGAATTTAAAGAAGAATTTAAAAATGCTGGCTTAAACTATTATTATTTCTTAATAGATGATGCTATTGCAAGAGTTGTTAGATCTGAAGGTGGATTTGTTTGGGCTTGTAAAAATTTTGATGGAGATGTTTTTTCAGATTTTGTAGCTACAGCATATGTAGGAAGTTTAGCTTTAATGACTTCTGTACTATATTCTCCTGAGGGTTATTTTCTTTCAGAAGCTGCTCATGGCACTGTTCAAAGACATTACTATAGATATTTGAGAGGTGAGAAAACTTCAACAAATCCAACTGCTATAATATTTGCTTGGATTATGGCTTTAAAAAGAAATGGTGAAATTACTAATAATAAAGAACTTTTAGATTTTACTAATAAATTAGAAAAAGCAGTAAAAATAACTATTGAGAATGATAGAATTATGACTGCTGATGTAGCAAATGTTTCAGAACCTCCTATAAATAAAATAGTAACTACTGAAGAATTCATTAAAGCTATAAAAATTAATTTAGAAAAATTAATTAAAAAATAA
- a CDS encoding radical SAM protein, with the protein MSKNPKWFGIGAKFAHLTSAHPCFGIKAHYKIARIHLPIAPICNIQCNYCTRALNKCEWRPGVASCIMNLDDAIKKIESEIKTNPKLKVVGIAGPGESLYNKLTFDVLYIIKEKWNWLIRCISTNGLLVEEKADELKNVDVHTVTITINAINEEVGAKIYEWINYNGKILRGKEGAKLLIEKQLNGIEALVKRGIVVRINTVLIPSINMNEIELIAKEVVNRGASLMNIIPLIPLYKFKKIRGPTCEELEKARKIAEKYIPQFRLCRQCRSDAYGIPGLESKSTYFHG; encoded by the coding sequence ATGTCAAAAAATCCAAAATGGTTTGGAATTGGAGCTAAATTTGCTCATTTAACCTCAGCTCATCCATGTTTTGGAATAAAAGCTCATTATAAAATAGCTAGAATTCATCTTCCTATAGCACCAATTTGTAATATTCAATGTAATTATTGTACTAGAGCTTTAAATAAATGTGAATGGAGGCCTGGTGTAGCTTCATGTATAATGAATTTAGATGATGCAATAAAGAAAATTGAAAGTGAAATAAAAACAAATCCTAAATTAAAAGTTGTTGGTATTGCTGGACCTGGAGAGAGTTTATATAATAAATTAACTTTTGATGTTCTTTATATAATAAAGGAAAAATGGAATTGGCTCATTAGATGTATTTCTACTAATGGATTATTAGTAGAAGAAAAAGCAGATGAATTAAAAAATGTTGATGTCCATACAGTAACCATAACTATAAATGCAATTAATGAAGAAGTTGGAGCTAAAATATACGAATGGATAAATTATAATGGTAAAATTTTAAGAGGAAAAGAAGGGGCAAAGTTATTAATAGAAAAACAATTAAATGGAATTGAAGCTTTAGTAAAAAGAGGAATTGTTGTAAGAATAAATACAGTATTAATACCTAGTATAAATATGAATGAAATTGAACTTATTGCTAAAGAAGTTGTAAATAGAGGAGCTAGTTTAATGAATATAATACCTTTAATTCCTTTATATAAATTTAAAAAAATAAGAGGACCAACTTGTGAAGAGCTCGAAAAAGCAAGAAAAATTGCAGAAAAATACATACCTCAATTTAGACTTTGTAGACAATGCAGATCAGATGCTTATGGTATTCCTGGATTAGAGTCAAAATCAACTTACTTTCATGGTTGA
- a CDS encoding MBL fold metallo-hydrolase, whose product MISIKVLGGGREVGRTCLQLDFNNNHFLLDCGISPSMKGKASLPIMPNSEINGIFISHAHLDHTGAIPALVRQGFKNKIFMTLPTLALLKLLWEDELSLMNREWSLEDQIWDSKDMYTALTKLAVNLTYHELYKLDSIQVNFHNAGHILGSAMIEISINNFRILFSGDLGTSSNHLRYWRTEDIAYPDILICEGTYGGKNRKSREEATKELLESIKSTLERGGKVLIPIFAVGKTQEILKILKDNRNNLPNVDIYLEGMSIEALRVYEQFIIYMDDNIRRSYIFNSIDPFKWDALKTFSSILERKEIHSSKEPCIIMAPSGMLRGGWSIWHMIRIAQSLDNMIILLGHMENGTIGYDLINGIREFKLYDMIDKEEKNVKVNCEIKHIDISAHAMHSELCNYISKIKPENLILIHGDYQSLLNLSKSVEKYAKNIIIPSNGDVIEISKNQVSIEENSNKDLEVPLTQGLSIFLPQNTKIKIKHEGTIKYVKSENLKSIIKSTMKVS is encoded by the coding sequence ATGATAAGTATTAAAGTACTTGGTGGAGGAAGAGAAGTAGGAAGAACTTGTTTACAATTGGATTTCAATAATAATCATTTTTTATTAGATTGTGGAATTTCTCCTTCAATGAAAGGTAAAGCTTCTCTTCCAATAATGCCTAATAGTGAAATAAATGGAATTTTCATTTCTCATGCTCACTTAGATCATACAGGAGCCATACCTGCTTTAGTAAGACAAGGATTTAAAAATAAAATATTCATGACTCTTCCAACTCTTGCTCTTTTAAAATTATTATGGGAAGATGAGCTTTCTTTAATGAATAGAGAATGGTCTCTTGAAGATCAAATTTGGGATTCCAAAGACATGTATACTGCACTTACAAAACTTGCAGTAAACTTAACTTATCATGAACTTTATAAATTAGATTCTATTCAAGTAAATTTTCATAATGCTGGTCATATACTTGGATCGGCTATGATTGAAATTTCTATTAATAATTTTAGAATTTTATTTTCTGGAGATCTTGGAACTTCATCAAATCATCTTAGATATTGGAGAACAGAAGATATAGCATATCCAGACATTCTTATATGTGAAGGAACTTATGGTGGAAAGAATAGGAAAAGTAGAGAAGAGGCTACAAAGGAATTATTAGAAAGTATAAAATCTACACTTGAACGTGGAGGAAAAGTCCTAATACCTATATTTGCTGTAGGAAAAACACAAGAAATACTTAAAATTTTAAAAGATAATAGAAATAATCTTCCTAATGTAGATATTTACTTAGAAGGAATGTCAATAGAAGCACTCAGAGTTTATGAACAATTCATAATATATATGGATGATAATATAAGGCGATCTTATATATTTAATAGTATTGATCCTTTTAAATGGGATGCTTTGAAGACTTTTTCATCTATACTTGAACGTAAAGAAATTCATTCTAGTAAAGAACCCTGTATAATAATGGCACCATCTGGGATGTTAAGAGGAGGATGGAGTATTTGGCATATGATTAGAATTGCTCAATCATTAGATAATATGATAATACTTTTAGGTCATATGGAAAATGGAACAATTGGTTATGATTTAATAAATGGTATTCGTGAATTCAAACTTTATGATATGATAGATAAAGAGGAAAAAAATGTAAAAGTTAATTGTGAAATTAAACATATTGATATTTCTGCACATGCTATGCATAGTGAATTATGTAATTATATATCAAAAATTAAACCAGAAAATTTAATATTAATTCATGGTGATTATCAAAGTCTTTTAAATCTTTCTAAATCTGTTGAAAAATATGCTAAAAATATAATTATTCCTTCTAATGGAGATGTAATTGAAATTTCAAAAAATCAAGTTTCAATAGAAGAAAATTCTAATAAAGATTTAGAAGTACCATTAACACAGGGATTGTCTATTTTTCTTCCTCAAAATACAAAAATAAAGATAAAACATGAAGGGACTATAAAGTATGTGAAAAGTGAAAATTTAAAATCTATTATTAAATCAACCATGAAAGTAAGTTGA
- a CDS encoding phosphoglycolate phosphatase, with protein MIKAIATDVDGTLTNYNDELYIEAIATIRELERKGIKVILCSGNALCVTKTLAKYIGCSGPTVSENGAVIEYKAKIRIIGRKNIGREALDELKKVYNEEIKESWTNAYRFVDIAIRRNIPFNEVEKIVKKINGAKVIDSGFAYHITDETIDKGKGLLLALNLIGIKPEEVLGIGDSITDLEMLKVCGIKAAVANADPRIKEIADIIAEKEFGLGFVEIINKIVKL; from the coding sequence ATGATAAAAGCTATTGCAACAGATGTAGATGGAACTTTAACAAATTATAATGATGAATTATATATAGAAGCCATAGCTACTATTAGAGAATTAGAGAGAAAAGGAATAAAAGTAATACTTTGTTCTGGAAATGCTTTATGTGTAACTAAGACTCTTGCAAAATATATTGGATGTAGTGGACCTACAGTATCAGAAAATGGTGCTGTAATTGAATATAAAGCAAAAATAAGAATTATTGGAAGAAAGAATATAGGAAGAGAAGCATTAGATGAATTAAAAAAAGTATATAATGAAGAGATAAAAGAGTCTTGGACAAATGCTTATAGATTTGTGGATATAGCCATTAGGAGAAATATACCATTTAATGAAGTAGAAAAAATTGTTAAAAAAATTAATGGAGCAAAAGTAATAGATAGTGGTTTTGCATATCATATAACAGATGAAACTATAGATAAGGGAAAGGGACTTCTATTGGCTTTAAATCTCATAGGAATAAAACCAGAAGAAGTTCTAGGAATTGGTGATAGTATTACAGATTTAGAAATGCTAAAAGTTTGTGGTATTAAAGCTGCAGTTGCAAATGCTGATCCAAGAATAAAAGAAATTGCAGACATAATTGCTGAAAAAGAATTTGGACTTGGATTTGTAGAAATAATAAATAAAATTGTGAAATTATGA
- a CDS encoding class I SAM-dependent methyltransferase — MINRRDIIKVFDDIAEDFDRTRKRVWKSIEDAAPFNESIILDLGAGNGRNSKYMVNKGAKQIIAVDISINMLNKLLLNLNEKEKEIIDIIRCDALYLPFKSLIFDKVVFIATIHHIPTKEARIKSLEEVYRVLKKNGLLLITAWSRFQFRFLRKIPTMIKMYLKGYEFGDIFVPWKNKMRFYHLFTLRELKSLVKKVGFIIEKAYGEKVNSRIFAENCVVVARKK, encoded by the coding sequence ATGATAAATAGAAGAGATATAATTAAAGTATTTGATGATATAGCTGAAGATTTTGATAGAACAAGGAAAAGAGTATGGAAAAGTATTGAAGATGCTGCTCCTTTTAATGAAAGTATTATATTGGATTTAGGAGCAGGAAATGGAAGAAATTCAAAATACATGGTAAATAAAGGAGCTAAACAAATTATAGCAGTTGATATTTCAATTAATATGTTAAATAAATTATTATTAAATTTAAATGAGAAAGAGAAAGAGATAATAGATATTATAAGATGTGATGCATTATATTTACCTTTTAAATCATTAATTTTTGATAAAGTAGTATTCATAGCTACTATACATCATATACCAACAAAAGAAGCAAGAATAAAATCTTTAGAAGAAGTTTATAGAGTATTGAAAAAAAATGGCCTTCTTTTAATAACAGCATGGTCAAGATTTCAATTTAGATTTTTAAGAAAAATTCCAACTATGATAAAAATGTATTTAAAAGGATATGAATTTGGTGATATTTTTGTACCTTGGAAAAATAAAATGAGATTTTATCATTTATTTACATTAAGAGAATTAAAATCTTTAGTAAAGAAAGTAGGATTTATAATTGAAAAAGCTTATGGTGAAAAAGTTAATTCAAGAATATTTGCAGAAAATTGTGTTGTAGTGGCGAGAAAAAAATGA
- a CDS encoding tRNA uridine(34) 5-carboxymethylaminomethyl modification radical SAM/GNAT enzyme Elp3: MMEKELVNKIIEYLKEYPDNLSKVKYLASIGIGRVLKNYEILKYIKNDEKLAKILISKKVRGASGIFTVAVMTKPHKCPKEKPCSYCPGGVEYGTPQSYIGNEPALMRAIQNNFDPYKQVMHRLFQYVRMGHIPSKIQLIIMGGTFPATDLDYQEWFVTRCLEAMNDFPYSRPYRWKSLEYAQLRNEKSRVRCIGITIETRPDWAKERHVDRMIKLGTTLVEIGVQTIYDEILKKVNRGCYVKDTIEATRILRDSGLKVGYHIMPGLPGSDFDKDLECLKRIFQDEDFKPDYLKIYPTLVIEGTELYKEWLVGNYKALQTEEVIKLLIEAHKYFPKWVRVSRIQRDVPASLIIDGVKKSNLREEVERILKSQGMKCKCIRCREIGLAKIKGEEIVNLNPKINIEKYEAGKGIELFISLEDGDYLIGFLRLRFPSEFAHRKEVKNAGVIRELHIYGPQVPIGMKNEEAYQHKGYGSILLNKAEEITKNEFDLNKIIVLPGVGVRDYYRKRGYRKLPSSQYMIKYLA, from the coding sequence ATGATGGAAAAAGAGCTAGTAAATAAAATTATAGAATATTTAAAAGAATATCCTGATAATTTATCTAAAGTAAAATATCTTGCATCTATAGGAATTGGAAGAGTATTAAAAAATTATGAAATATTAAAATATATTAAAAATGATGAAAAATTAGCAAAGATATTAATAAGTAAGAAAGTAAGAGGGGCTTCTGGAATTTTTACAGTAGCGGTTATGACAAAGCCTCATAAATGTCCAAAAGAAAAACCATGTTCATATTGTCCAGGTGGTGTGGAATATGGAACACCTCAAAGCTATATAGGTAATGAACCTGCATTAATGAGAGCTATACAAAATAATTTCGATCCATATAAACAAGTAATGCATAGACTTTTTCAATATGTTAGAATGGGACATATTCCTTCAAAAATTCAATTAATAATAATGGGAGGTACTTTTCCAGCTACAGATTTAGATTATCAAGAATGGTTTGTAACTAGATGTTTAGAAGCTATGAATGATTTTCCATATTCTAGACCATATAGATGGAAGAGTTTAGAATATGCTCAATTAAGAAATGAAAAAAGTAGAGTTAGATGTATAGGAATAACTATAGAAACAAGACCTGATTGGGCTAAGGAAAGGCATGTAGATAGAATGATAAAACTTGGAACTACACTTGTTGAAATAGGTGTACAAACAATTTATGATGAAATATTAAAGAAAGTTAATAGAGGTTGTTATGTTAAAGATACTATTGAAGCTACTAGAATTCTTAGAGATAGTGGACTTAAAGTAGGATATCATATTATGCCAGGTTTGCCTGGAAGTGATTTTGATAAAGATCTTGAATGTTTAAAAAGAATATTTCAAGATGAAGATTTTAAACCAGATTATTTAAAAATTTATCCAACTTTAGTAATAGAAGGAACTGAACTTTATAAAGAATGGCTAGTTGGAAATTATAAAGCACTACAAACTGAAGAAGTTATTAAATTACTTATAGAAGCACATAAATATTTTCCAAAATGGGTTAGAGTTTCAAGAATACAAAGAGACGTACCTGCTTCATTAATAATTGATGGTGTAAAGAAAAGTAACTTAAGAGAGGAAGTAGAAAGAATATTGAAATCTCAAGGAATGAAATGTAAATGTATTAGATGTAGAGAAATTGGTTTAGCAAAAATAAAAGGAGAGGAGATAGTTAATTTAAATCCAAAAATAAATATAGAAAAGTATGAAGCTGGTAAAGGAATAGAATTATTCATATCTTTAGAAGATGGAGATTATTTAATAGGTTTTTTAAGATTAAGATTTCCATCAGAATTTGCACATAGAAAAGAAGTAAAGAATGCAGGAGTAATAAGAGAACTTCACATATACGGTCCTCAAGTACCAATTGGAATGAAGAATGAAGAAGCATATCAACATAAAGGATATGGCTCTATACTATTAAATAAAGCTGAGGAAATTACTAAAAATGAATTTGATTTGAATAAAATTATAGTATTACCAGGTGTAGGGGTTAGAGATTATTATAGAAAAAGAGGTTATCGTAAATTACCTTCTTCACAATATATGATTAAGTATTTAGCATAA